Proteins found in one Micromonospora sp. WMMD1082 genomic segment:
- a CDS encoding GH1 family beta-glucosidase has protein sequence MSILTRRHLLRHAALSATAATPAGAVLGTAATGLGGCEPGDAEDHTATAPSAATRLHFPPDFGWGAATSAYQIEGAAKEDGRGESIWDTFSHTPGRIRNGDTGDVAADHYHRYADDLDLMRDLGLRSYRFSISWPRIQPDGTGAANQRGLDFYRRLVDGLHERGIAPMATLFHWDLPQALQDAGGWESRDVAYRFADYADIVFAALGERVPVWLTINEPKTVVQNGYLFGHHAPGHRDPDAAYLVAHHLQLAHGLAVRALRATGGTGRIGPAFNLHPCYPADDSPVDGSSPAAEAARLYDGYENRLYLDSALKGSYPADVLADLGPDSRMVRGIRDGDLEIISSPVDLLAVQYYTPIYVTSAGGTERRWPTSEAEWQQIYPDGMYDILTRVTRDYGPIPLTVTENGLPTPDVLAADGTVDDAGRVSFLRDHLAAAHRAVTDGVPLESFHVWSLLDNFEWAEGYDQRWGLIYVDYPTQRRVFKRSAHWYRQVIADNAL, from the coding sequence ATGTCGATACTCACCAGGCGGCACCTGCTGCGCCACGCCGCCCTCTCGGCCACCGCCGCCACCCCGGCCGGCGCCGTCCTCGGCACCGCCGCCACCGGCCTCGGCGGCTGCGAGCCCGGCGACGCCGAGGATCACACCGCCACGGCACCGAGCGCGGCCACGCGGCTGCACTTCCCGCCCGACTTCGGCTGGGGCGCGGCGACCTCCGCGTACCAGATCGAAGGTGCCGCCAAGGAGGACGGCCGCGGCGAGTCGATCTGGGACACCTTCAGCCACACGCCGGGGCGCATTCGCAACGGCGACACCGGCGACGTCGCCGCGGACCACTACCATCGCTACGCCGACGACCTCGATCTGATGCGCGACCTGGGGCTGCGCAGCTACCGGTTCTCCATCTCCTGGCCGCGCATCCAGCCCGACGGCACCGGCGCCGCCAACCAGCGCGGCCTCGACTTCTACCGCCGCCTCGTCGACGGCCTGCACGAGCGGGGCATCGCACCGATGGCGACGCTGTTCCACTGGGATCTTCCGCAGGCCCTCCAGGACGCCGGCGGCTGGGAGTCCCGCGACGTCGCCTACCGTTTCGCCGACTACGCCGACATCGTCTTCGCCGCCCTGGGCGAACGGGTACCGGTCTGGCTGACCATCAACGAACCCAAGACCGTGGTGCAGAACGGCTACCTCTTCGGCCACCACGCCCCCGGCCATCGGGATCCGGACGCCGCCTACCTGGTCGCCCACCACCTGCAGCTCGCGCACGGCCTCGCCGTACGCGCCCTGCGCGCCACCGGCGGCACCGGTCGTATCGGCCCGGCCTTCAACCTGCACCCCTGCTACCCCGCCGACGACTCCCCCGTCGACGGCTCCTCCCCCGCCGCCGAGGCCGCCCGCCTCTACGACGGCTACGAGAACCGCCTCTACCTCGACTCCGCGCTCAAGGGCAGCTACCCGGCCGACGTGCTGGCCGACCTCGGGCCGGACAGCCGGATGGTGCGCGGCATCCGCGACGGCGACCTGGAGATCATTTCTTCCCCCGTCGACCTGCTCGCGGTGCAGTACTACACTCCGATCTACGTCACCAGTGCCGGCGGCACCGAACGCCGCTGGCCCACCTCCGAGGCGGAGTGGCAGCAGATCTACCCGGACGGGATGTACGACATCCTGACCCGGGTCACCCGCGACTACGGGCCCATCCCGCTCACCGTCACCGAGAACGGCCTGCCCACCCCCGACGTCCTCGCCGCCGACGGCACCGTCGACGACGCCGGCCGGGTCAGCTTCCTGCGCGACCACCTCGCCGCCGCCCACCGCGCCGTCACCGACGGGGTGCCGCTGGAGAGCTTCCACGTCTGGTCCCTGCTCGACAACTTCGAGTGGGCCGAGGGCTACGACCAGCGCTGGGGCCTGATCTACGTCGACTACCCCACCCAACGCCGGGTGTTCAAGCGCAGCGCCCACTGGTACCGCCAGGTCATCGCCGACAACGCCCTCTGA
- a CDS encoding glycoside hydrolase family 48 protein, with protein MRNLARRRRLAWLAAAALAIGGVTVPAAAAQAAPACDVVYQTNDWSTGFTANITIRNLGDPINGWTLRFAFPGNQRVSQGWSARWSQSGNEVTAVNESYNGNLATGASTSIGFNGSYTGSNPQPTSFSVNGVTCGGAAQQPPTVSLSVPAGPFVAPATVPLTATASDADGTISRVEFYRNGLLVNTDTTAPYAYTLENLPAGDYTVQARAYDDAELSAVDEKSFTVTAATSPALVATPTALSVPEGGSSTFTLTLNRAPTSNVAVTVARTGDTDISVTPTSLTLTPSTWNTGATVTVRAAEDADTVGGTATITASATGHTPATVTVTEIDNDVPGGGDGEYVERFLTQYGKIKNSGYFSPEGVPYHSIETLIVEAPDHGHETTSEAFSFWLWLEAYYGRVTQNWTPFNNAWTVMERYIIPSTADQPTAGASGDAQYAAEHDLPSQYPSQLEPSVPVGQDPLRNELQSTYGTGSIYGMHWLLDVDNVYGYGRCGDGTTRPAYINTFQRGTQESVWETVPQPSCDTFRHGGPNGYLDLFIRESDAPARQWKYTNAPDADARAVQAAYWALTWAKEQNKAADVAATVTKAARMGDYLRYALFDKYFKRIGNCVGASACPAGSGRESAHYLLSWYYAWGGAYETSQNWSWRIGSSHSHFGYQNPFAAWALTNVAELRPRSSSAAADWTNSFNRQLEFYTWLQSAEGGIAGGATNSWGGHYGQPPAGTATFYGMFYDEDPVYNDPPSNQWFGMQAWSMQRIAELYLVSGNAQAKALLDRWVPWAIAHTTLGADWAIPSELSWSGQPNNWNANNPQPNTNLHVEVTGTGQDVGVAAAYARTLIAYAARSGDTAAKNTAKGLLDALHAASDAQGVSTVETRGDYERFDDVYNATTGQGLYIPPGWSGRMPNGDQIAPGKSFVDIRSFYKSDPAWPKVQAYLDGGPAPEFRYHRFWAQADVAMAYADYGTLFPDG; from the coding sequence ATGAGAAATCTGGCTAGACGTCGGCGCCTGGCGTGGCTCGCCGCCGCGGCGCTGGCGATCGGCGGGGTGACCGTACCCGCTGCCGCCGCGCAGGCCGCTCCGGCCTGCGACGTGGTCTATCAGACCAACGACTGGAGCACCGGCTTCACCGCCAACATCACCATCAGAAACCTCGGCGACCCGATCAACGGCTGGACGTTACGGTTCGCCTTCCCCGGCAATCAGCGGGTAAGCCAGGGCTGGTCCGCCCGGTGGAGCCAGAGCGGCAACGAGGTGACCGCCGTCAACGAGTCGTACAACGGCAACCTCGCCACCGGAGCCAGCACCTCCATCGGCTTCAACGGCTCCTACACCGGCAGCAACCCGCAGCCGACGTCGTTCTCGGTCAACGGGGTCACCTGTGGCGGTGCGGCACAGCAGCCGCCGACGGTGAGCCTGTCGGTGCCCGCCGGCCCGTTCGTGGCACCGGCCACCGTGCCGCTGACCGCCACCGCCAGCGACGCGGACGGCACCATCTCCCGGGTCGAGTTCTACCGCAACGGCCTGCTGGTCAACACCGACACCACGGCACCGTACGCGTACACCCTGGAGAACCTGCCGGCCGGTGACTACACCGTGCAGGCCCGGGCGTACGACGACGCCGAACTCAGCGCGGTCGACGAGAAGTCGTTCACCGTCACCGCCGCCACCTCGCCGGCCCTGGTGGCCACCCCCACCGCGCTGAGCGTGCCCGAGGGCGGCAGCTCCACCTTCACCCTCACGCTGAACCGGGCACCCACCTCGAACGTCGCGGTGACCGTCGCCCGCACCGGTGACACCGACATCAGCGTCACGCCGACCTCGCTGACGTTGACCCCGTCCACCTGGAACACCGGGGCCACCGTGACCGTCCGGGCGGCCGAGGACGCCGACACGGTGGGCGGCACCGCCACCATCACCGCCTCGGCGACCGGCCACACGCCGGCGACCGTCACCGTCACCGAGATCGACAACGACGTGCCCGGTGGTGGCGACGGCGAGTACGTGGAGCGGTTCCTCACCCAGTACGGAAAGATCAAGAACTCGGGCTACTTCAGCCCCGAGGGCGTGCCGTACCACTCCATCGAGACGCTCATCGTCGAGGCGCCCGACCACGGCCACGAGACCACCTCCGAGGCGTTCAGCTTCTGGCTGTGGCTGGAGGCCTACTACGGCCGGGTGACCCAGAACTGGACGCCGTTCAACAACGCCTGGACGGTGATGGAGAGGTACATCATCCCCTCCACGGCCGACCAGCCCACCGCCGGTGCCTCGGGCGACGCGCAGTACGCCGCCGAGCACGACCTGCCCAGCCAGTACCCGTCACAGCTGGAACCGTCGGTCCCGGTCGGGCAGGACCCGCTGCGCAACGAGCTGCAGTCCACCTACGGCACCGGTTCCATCTACGGCATGCACTGGCTGCTGGACGTGGACAACGTCTACGGCTACGGCCGCTGCGGCGACGGCACCACCCGCCCGGCATACATCAACACCTTCCAGCGGGGCACCCAGGAGTCGGTGTGGGAGACCGTGCCGCAGCCCTCCTGCGACACCTTCCGCCACGGCGGCCCGAACGGCTACCTGGACCTGTTCATCCGCGAGTCGGACGCGCCGGCACGGCAGTGGAAGTACACCAACGCCCCGGACGCCGACGCCCGGGCCGTGCAGGCCGCGTACTGGGCCCTGACCTGGGCCAAGGAGCAGAACAAGGCGGCCGACGTGGCGGCCACCGTGACCAAGGCCGCCAGGATGGGCGACTACCTGCGCTACGCCCTGTTCGACAAGTACTTCAAGCGGATCGGCAACTGCGTCGGGGCCAGCGCCTGCCCGGCGGGCAGCGGCCGGGAGTCGGCGCACTACCTGCTCTCCTGGTACTACGCCTGGGGTGGCGCGTACGAGACCAGCCAGAACTGGTCGTGGCGGATCGGTTCCAGCCACAGCCATTTCGGCTACCAGAACCCGTTCGCGGCCTGGGCGTTGACCAACGTCGCCGAACTGCGGCCGCGGTCGTCGAGCGCGGCGGCGGACTGGACCAACAGCTTCAACCGGCAGCTGGAGTTCTACACCTGGCTCCAGTCGGCCGAGGGCGGCATCGCCGGTGGCGCGACCAACAGCTGGGGCGGGCACTACGGCCAGCCGCCGGCCGGTACGGCCACCTTCTACGGCATGTTCTACGACGAGGACCCGGTCTACAACGACCCGCCGTCGAACCAGTGGTTCGGCATGCAGGCCTGGTCGATGCAGCGCATCGCCGAGCTGTACCTGGTCTCCGGCAACGCCCAGGCCAAGGCGCTGCTGGACCGGTGGGTGCCGTGGGCGATCGCCCACACCACGCTGGGCGCGGACTGGGCCATCCCGTCCGAGCTGAGCTGGAGCGGGCAGCCCAACAACTGGAACGCGAACAACCCGCAGCCGAACACCAACCTGCACGTCGAGGTGACGGGTACCGGCCAGGACGTCGGCGTCGCCGCCGCCTACGCCCGCACCCTCATCGCGTACGCGGCGCGCTCGGGCGACACCGCGGCGAAGAACACCGCCAAGGGGCTGCTGGACGCGCTGCACGCGGCCAGTGACGCCCAGGGCGTGTCGACGGTGGAGACGCGGGGCGACTACGAGCGCTTCGACGACGTCTACAACGCCACCACCGGGCAGGGCCTGTACATCCCGCCGGGTTGGAGCGGCCGGATGCCCAACGGCGACCAGATCGCCCCCGGCAAGAGCTTCGTCGACATCCGGTCGTTCTACAAGTCCGACCCGGCGTGGCCGAAGGTCCAGGCGTACCTCGACGGTGGGCCGGCGCCCGAGTTCCGTTACCACCGCTTCTGGGCCCAGGCGGACGTCGCCATGGCCTACGCCGACTACGGGACGTTGTTCCCCGACGGCTGA
- a CDS encoding DUF3159 domain-containing protein: MTGTSERDAATVGRPESLADLLGGRRGAVDATLPPVAFTAGWLLAGQSVAVGVVAALATGAVVAGWRLRRGDRPRSVLLGLLAVCVAALVVARTGRAADFFLVQLLANTASALAWAVSIVVRWPLLGVVVGTALGQRGRWRRDPALLRAYGRGSWVWTATYVLRVAVFLPLYLGGQVLALTAARVGLTWPLVAAALAVSWAVVRRSLPADHPGLRHPVTPGGDPAATAVDDAAPAREPERQEREK, encoded by the coding sequence GTGACCGGTACGTCGGAACGGGACGCCGCGACGGTCGGGCGGCCCGAGTCACTGGCCGATCTGCTCGGCGGGCGCCGGGGAGCCGTCGACGCCACCCTGCCGCCCGTCGCGTTCACGGCGGGCTGGCTGCTGGCCGGCCAGTCGGTCGCCGTCGGGGTGGTCGCGGCCCTGGCCACCGGGGCGGTGGTGGCCGGGTGGCGGTTGCGCCGGGGTGACCGGCCCCGGTCGGTGCTGCTCGGGTTGCTCGCGGTCTGCGTGGCCGCGCTCGTCGTGGCGCGTACGGGACGCGCCGCGGACTTCTTCCTCGTGCAGTTGCTGGCCAACACCGCCAGCGCCCTGGCGTGGGCGGTCAGCATCGTGGTGCGTTGGCCGCTGCTCGGGGTGGTCGTCGGCACGGCGCTCGGGCAACGCGGGCGCTGGCGACGCGATCCGGCGCTGCTGCGGGCGTACGGGCGGGGCAGCTGGGTGTGGACGGCGACCTACGTGCTGCGGGTGGCGGTGTTCCTGCCGTTGTATCTCGGCGGGCAGGTGCTCGCGTTGACCGCGGCCCGGGTGGGGCTGACCTGGCCGCTGGTGGCGGCGGCGTTGGCGGTCAGCTGGGCGGTGGTGCGCCGGTCGTTGCCGGCCGATCATCCGGGGCTGCGGCACCCGGTCACGCCGGGCGGCGATCCGGCGGCGACGGCGGTGGACGACGCCGCGCCGGCGCGGGAGCCGGAGCGCCAGGAACGGGAAAAATAA
- a CDS encoding phosphatase PAP2 family protein encodes MRVRVTPRGGTAVWLVVLALVQTAAFIVVWRFALHVETGQWIDTVALTGNRIGRDHIEDPVDRILNAMSVVSLLAVTGLIGFIALIRGRIALAIAATLLIAGANVTTQLLKYGLTRPDLGIDLERAYVGNSLPSGHTTVAASVAVALVLVLPPKARPVAAVIGAGYAATAGVATLSAGWHRPSDAVAAFLVVGIWAALAGLLLLVAQRERAKVAPGDAHRRTVLLLGVGGLLAIAGCVLALSWLVELRATPPAELTRRPLFVGYAGSAAGIAGSMGVVMALVLTAVHRLVPRYQG; translated from the coding sequence GTGCGGGTGCGCGTGACGCCCAGGGGTGGGACTGCGGTCTGGTTGGTCGTGCTGGCCCTGGTCCAGACGGCGGCCTTCATCGTCGTCTGGCGATTTGCCCTACACGTCGAGACCGGGCAGTGGATCGACACGGTGGCGCTCACCGGCAACCGGATCGGCCGCGACCACATCGAGGATCCGGTCGACCGGATCCTCAACGCCATGTCCGTGGTGTCGCTGCTGGCGGTCACCGGGCTGATCGGGTTCATCGCGCTGATCCGGGGCCGGATCGCCCTGGCCATCGCCGCCACGCTGCTGATCGCCGGCGCCAACGTCACCACCCAACTGCTCAAGTACGGCCTGACCCGTCCCGACCTCGGCATCGACCTGGAGCGGGCGTACGTCGGCAACAGCCTGCCCAGCGGGCACACCACCGTCGCCGCGTCGGTGGCCGTGGCCCTGGTGCTCGTGCTGCCGCCGAAGGCGCGGCCCGTGGCCGCCGTGATCGGTGCCGGCTACGCCGCGACCGCTGGCGTGGCCACCCTGTCCGCGGGCTGGCACCGGCCCAGCGACGCGGTGGCCGCCTTCCTCGTGGTGGGGATCTGGGCGGCGCTGGCCGGCCTGCTGCTGCTGGTCGCCCAGCGCGAACGGGCGAAGGTCGCACCGGGGGACGCGCACCGCCGCACGGTGCTGCTGCTGGGCGTGGGCGGCCTGCTGGCGATCGCCGGCTGCGTGCTGGCGCTGTCCTGGCTGGTGGAGCTGCGAGCCACCCCACCGGCGGAGCTGACCCGCCGGCCGCTGTTCGTCGGCTACGCGGGCAGCGCCGCCGGCATCGCCGGCTCCATGGGGGTGGTGATGGCGCTCGTGCTCACCGCCGTGCACCGGCTCGTGCCCCGCTATCAGGGCTGA
- a CDS encoding maleylpyruvate isomerase N-terminal domain-containing protein, giving the protein MHTVRAAFRAECGRLGDVLRTLDRADLDRPTRCAPWTVAELLAHVHTGAARLADMLAAPALTPARVDATGYFGAAKFTPEVDAARIEAAQVEPGRSRAVQVGTGRAGASLSRPGSVLAVDFDRVWRATLAAVDAHPPDRVVRTRHGDAMTATEFLRTRVVEVGVHGLDLAAALDRPPWLTTAAGRVIAALLTGGRALPPELGWDRLTLIAKATGRAARSPAEQVALDAAGIRLLSFGR; this is encoded by the coding sequence GTGCACACGGTGCGAGCGGCGTTCCGGGCCGAGTGCGGCCGGCTCGGCGACGTGCTTCGCACCCTCGACCGGGCGGACCTCGACCGCCCGACCCGCTGCGCGCCGTGGACGGTGGCCGAGCTGCTGGCCCACGTGCACACCGGCGCCGCACGGCTGGCGGACATGCTGGCCGCCCCGGCACTCACCCCGGCACGCGTCGATGCCACCGGCTACTTCGGTGCGGCGAAGTTCACCCCGGAGGTCGACGCCGCCCGGATCGAGGCAGCGCAGGTCGAGCCCGGCCGCAGTCGGGCGGTGCAGGTCGGGACCGGCCGCGCTGGAGCGTCGCTGAGCCGGCCCGGCTCGGTGCTGGCGGTGGACTTCGACCGGGTCTGGCGAGCCACCCTCGCCGCGGTTGACGCGCACCCGCCCGACCGGGTGGTACGCACCCGACACGGCGACGCGATGACGGCGACGGAGTTCCTGCGTACCCGCGTGGTCGAGGTGGGCGTGCACGGCCTGGACCTGGCCGCGGCGCTGGACCGGCCGCCGTGGCTGACCACCGCCGCCGGCCGGGTGATCGCCGCGCTGCTCACCGGCGGCCGGGCGCTGCCCCCGGAACTGGGCTGGGACCGGTTGACCCTGATCGCCAAGGCCACCGGCCGCGCTGCCCGCAGCCCCGCCGAGCAGGTCGCCCTGGACGCCGCCGGCATCCGGCTGCTCTCCTTCGGCCGGTGA
- a CDS encoding transglutaminaseTgpA domain-containing protein, with product MVTLAGVALGRVYAGSLLTALVAGAAVGSVLVSVATRRLPSWLVAPVSVLAMVGWTAWCLRLAADTARLPGGFAEVAGDAARNAIPRLLTAMIPVEPTPDTVLLPVVAAWLAGLAGAEVALRAGRVLLGYLPPVLLYVGALYVVGPNAEPAIGPTVALVAVAALGLAASARAPGGDAVDGLAPAVRAGVRLRRGVASAAGTAVVVGLAALVGPAVAALVDTRPADPRRYVEPPQVETLDENPLIRISGWALNPDQQLFQVTTDRPDSSGPADPTTADPAAAGPAAVRIRLAVLSDYDGITWRVGATYRNAGRILPAAAAAPHATVETVRQEITVGELSGRLLPAVPTPREVSGARVAYDPGTGTLIRPDGLAPGLRYTVTSARERPDVNLLATANTPAGDEVARVLHVADGTPEPLRRLAAQLAEENGAPYARAAAIEQWLAEHYRLVADAPSGHAYPNLAFFLFGPVGGGGQRGTSEQFAASFAVLGRLTGLPTRVVVGFAAPGSGPVRAADAYAWPEVLFDGLGWVPFDPLPRPDDEPRPVEADFRPQPEDPPPSEQPEPTLEPTASPPPQAAPTGPADGGGVSTPVLAAGTGGGLVLVVVASLAALAGLRRAQTRNRLYRGDPRHRIAGAWRELTDALRLAGQPVAVDLSATEVAEQARHALAAALVPAAGRTTGRPPPRPDAAGAGGAGTAGQDAIAGRDAIAGRDGIAVRDGTAGRDGIAGRDGIAGRDGIAGRDGTAAVAGPGAGDVTVTAGRDGTGGEPALAAYRAVDEVARLVNQVGFAPGGVTDAQADTAADAATVYTGALRAARSRWRRILWSVHPGPLRWPR from the coding sequence ATGGTCACGCTGGCCGGCGTGGCGCTCGGCCGGGTGTACGCGGGGTCGCTGCTGACGGCGCTGGTGGCCGGCGCGGCGGTCGGGTCGGTGCTGGTCAGCGTGGCGACCCGACGGCTGCCGTCGTGGCTGGTCGCCCCGGTGTCGGTGCTGGCCATGGTCGGCTGGACGGCGTGGTGCCTGCGGCTGGCCGCCGACACCGCGCGGTTGCCGGGCGGGTTCGCCGAGGTGGCCGGCGACGCCGCCCGCAACGCCATCCCCCGGCTACTGACCGCCATGATCCCGGTGGAGCCGACCCCGGACACGGTCCTGTTGCCGGTGGTCGCCGCCTGGCTGGCGGGGCTGGCCGGCGCGGAGGTGGCGCTGCGCGCCGGGCGGGTGCTGCTCGGCTACCTGCCGCCGGTGCTGCTCTACGTCGGCGCGCTGTACGTGGTCGGGCCGAACGCGGAGCCGGCGATCGGGCCGACGGTGGCGCTGGTGGCGGTGGCCGCCCTCGGGTTGGCGGCGTCGGCACGGGCCCCGGGCGGCGATGCGGTCGACGGGCTCGCCCCGGCGGTGCGGGCCGGGGTGCGCCTGCGGCGGGGCGTGGCGTCGGCCGCCGGTACGGCGGTGGTGGTGGGCCTGGCGGCGCTGGTCGGCCCCGCGGTGGCCGCCCTGGTGGACACCCGGCCGGCGGATCCCCGGCGCTACGTGGAGCCCCCGCAGGTCGAGACGCTGGACGAGAACCCGCTGATCCGGATCTCCGGGTGGGCGCTCAACCCGGACCAGCAGCTGTTCCAGGTGACCACCGACCGGCCCGACAGCTCCGGCCCGGCGGACCCGACGACGGCAGACCCGGCAGCGGCGGGCCCGGCGGCGGTGCGGATCCGGCTGGCCGTGCTCAGCGACTACGACGGGATCACCTGGCGGGTCGGCGCCACCTACCGCAACGCCGGCCGGATCCTGCCGGCCGCGGCCGCCGCTCCGCACGCCACCGTGGAGACGGTCCGGCAGGAGATCACGGTGGGTGAACTCAGCGGCCGGCTGCTGCCCGCCGTGCCCACCCCGCGCGAGGTCAGTGGTGCCCGGGTCGCCTACGACCCGGGCACCGGCACGTTGATCCGCCCCGACGGGCTCGCCCCCGGCCTGCGGTACACGGTGACCTCGGCCCGGGAACGCCCGGACGTCAACCTGCTGGCCACCGCGAACACCCCGGCCGGCGACGAGGTGGCCCGGGTGCTGCACGTCGCCGACGGCACACCCGAGCCGCTGCGCCGGCTGGCCGCCCAGTTGGCCGAGGAGAACGGCGCCCCGTACGCCCGGGCCGCGGCGATCGAGCAGTGGCTCGCCGAGCACTACCGGCTGGTCGCCGACGCGCCCAGCGGCCACGCCTACCCGAACCTGGCGTTCTTCCTGTTCGGGCCGGTGGGCGGCGGCGGGCAGCGGGGCACCTCCGAACAGTTCGCCGCGTCGTTCGCCGTGCTGGGACGGCTGACCGGGCTGCCGACCCGGGTGGTGGTCGGGTTCGCCGCCCCCGGGTCGGGCCCGGTGCGGGCCGCCGACGCGTACGCCTGGCCGGAGGTGCTCTTCGACGGGCTGGGCTGGGTACCGTTCGACCCGCTGCCCCGGCCGGACGACGAGCCCCGGCCGGTGGAGGCGGACTTCCGCCCCCAGCCGGAGGACCCGCCCCCGTCGGAGCAGCCGGAGCCCACCCTGGAACCGACCGCCTCGCCGCCACCGCAGGCCGCCCCCACCGGCCCCGCCGACGGCGGTGGCGTGTCGACACCGGTGCTCGCCGCCGGCACCGGTGGTGGGCTGGTGCTCGTGGTCGTGGCATCGCTGGCCGCCCTCGCCGGGTTGCGCCGGGCGCAGACCCGCAACCGGCTGTACCGGGGCGACCCCCGCCACCGCATCGCCGGCGCCTGGCGGGAGCTGACCGACGCGTTGCGCCTGGCCGGCCAGCCGGTCGCCGTCGACCTGTCCGCCACCGAGGTCGCCGAGCAGGCCCGGCACGCCCTGGCCGCCGCCCTGGTTCCGGCTGCCGGCCGTACCACCGGACGGCCGCCGCCCCGGCCGGACGCCGCTGGTGCCGGCGGTGCCGGCACCGCCGGGCAGGACGCCATTGCCGGGCGGGACGCCATTGCCGGGCGGGACGGCATTGCCGTGCGGGACGGCACCGCCGGACGGGACGGCATCGCCGGACGGGACGGCATCGCCGGACGGGACGGCATCGCCGGACGGGACGGCACCGCCGCGGTGGCCGGTCCGGGTGCCGGTGACGTCACCGTCACCGCCGGACGGGACGGCACCGGCGGTGAACCGGCGCTGGCGGCGTACCGCGCGGTCGACGAGGTGGCCCGGCTGGTGAACCAGGTCGGATTCGCCCCCGGCGGTGTCACCGACGCCCAGGCCGACACCGCCGCCGACGCGGCCACCGTCTACACCGGCGCGCTGCGCGCCGCCCGGTCACGGTGGCGGCGGATCCTGTGGTCGGTGCACCCCGGCCCGCTGCGCTGGCCACGTTGA
- a CDS encoding DUF58 domain-containing protein → MGITARGIGLLTVAVLLLGAGFRFAYPELALLGAAAGGALSVAVVIAARRPRLLVHRQADPDRVARGEPATMTLTVRNAGRLPAASLLATDRCGDRVVPVPVLRLRPGADTTVSYDVPTSRRGVVPVGPLRMTRRDPLGLVVLARSYGDGVPVWVHPRIHPLNAVPTGAGRSLDGRVDAVPHGSITFDSLREYVVGDELRRVHWRTSARVGELMVRENVDTSLPRIVVLLDNRAAAHPGRVDGVAESFESACEAAASVVTAAVREDLPVVLLFVAAQHDPGAQHDPGGQDRRGGQDGAAGAVGVGPLDRLAAVSLTGEGTMAAAVARLRRDRLGDTLVVLTGPGGRDDLGHIGALRGAYPSVVVGVFGAAEPTPPGAAGLVVVDAADGAAFAAEWDGVRRW, encoded by the coding sequence GTGGGGATCACCGCCCGGGGCATCGGCCTGCTCACCGTCGCCGTGCTGCTGCTCGGCGCCGGCTTCCGCTTCGCGTACCCGGAGTTGGCGCTGCTCGGCGCGGCGGCCGGTGGGGCCCTCTCGGTGGCCGTGGTGATCGCGGCCCGGCGGCCCCGGCTGCTGGTGCACCGGCAGGCCGACCCGGACCGGGTGGCCCGGGGCGAGCCGGCGACGATGACGTTGACCGTACGCAACGCGGGGCGGCTGCCGGCGGCGAGCCTGCTGGCCACCGACCGTTGTGGTGACCGGGTGGTGCCGGTGCCGGTGCTGCGGCTGCGCCCCGGCGCGGACACGACGGTCAGCTACGACGTGCCGACGAGCCGGCGGGGGGTGGTGCCGGTCGGGCCGCTGCGGATGACTCGCCGGGATCCGCTCGGTCTGGTGGTGCTGGCCCGCTCCTACGGCGACGGCGTGCCGGTCTGGGTGCACCCACGGATCCACCCGTTGAACGCGGTGCCCACCGGCGCGGGTCGCAGCCTCGACGGGCGGGTCGACGCGGTGCCGCACGGCTCGATCACCTTCGACTCGCTGCGGGAGTACGTCGTCGGCGACGAACTGCGCCGGGTGCACTGGCGCACCAGCGCGCGCGTCGGTGAGCTGATGGTGCGGGAGAACGTGGACACCAGCCTGCCCCGGATCGTGGTGCTGCTGGACAACCGGGCCGCCGCGCATCCCGGCCGGGTCGACGGGGTGGCCGAGTCGTTCGAGTCGGCGTGTGAGGCGGCGGCGTCGGTGGTCACTGCGGCGGTGCGGGAGGATCTGCCGGTGGTGCTGCTCTTCGTCGCCGCGCAGCACGATCCCGGCGCGCAGCACGATCCCGGCGGGCAGGACCGTCGCGGCGGGCAGGACGGTGCCGCCGGGGCGGTCGGTGTCGGGCCGCTGGACCGGCTGGCGGCGGTGTCGCTGACCGGCGAGGGCACCATGGCGGCCGCGGTGGCGCGGCTGCGCCGCGACCGGCTCGGCGACACCCTGGTCGTGCTCACCGGGCCGGGTGGGCGCGACGATCTGGGGCACATCGGCGCGCTGCGCGGCGCGTACCCCTCGGTGGTGGTCGGGGTGTTCGGGGCGGCCGAGCCGACGCCGCCGGGCGCGGCGGGCCTGGTCGTGGTCGACGCCGCCGACGGGGCGGCGTTCGCCGCCGAGTGGGACGGGGTGCGCCGGTGGTGA